Below is a window of Moorella thermoacetica DNA.
TTCCAGATATTCGCCGTTGAGGTTGCGGTTCTCACCGTCATAGAGCTGGAAACCACCGGGGCTTAAGATAACATGTACCTTTTCCACCCTGGGTTCCTGGGCTTCGACAAAATAACGCAGAAGGCGGACAAACTCGTCGTACTCCTTTTCCATCAGGTACTCGTCGACGGCCTCTTCCAGAGCCTGGTCCAGCTCCATCAGGTAATCGGGCAGTCGGAAGCGCACAAAACCGTCGATGTTCAACCAGCTGTTTTCCTGGAAATACTCCAGTACCCGGCCGTAGATGGACTCCCCCCGCCCTTGCTGAACCTGAAGGCAGCTGCTCTCACCCTGATCCAGGATAGCCCGGGCACGCCGGCAGATCTCTTCTGTAGCTTCTTCATCCAGGCCCTCGTATTCACTGGTTAGCAGGCTTTCCAGGAGGGTCTTTTCCCATCTTTCGACAATAAAAGTGGCCACAATCTCGGCCACCTGTTCCTGAAAGCGCCTGATATCCCTATTTGACGGGCGACCTCTCCCGGTTTCCAGGAAACAGCGGAAGAAATTTAACCCCCCTGCCTGCCACAGGTGGAGGCCAACGGTATAACCAAATCTATGATTAAATTCAGCCTGTAAAAAATCTATAGGCCTGGCGGTAATTAGCGTGATGTTCATGGGCACTGCACCCCCTTGTGCTGCTATTATATGTGCCGCCTATAGTTTGTATACAGAGCTGTTCCCACCGGGGTGCTGAAAAACGTGGATTTTCAAGGCCTTGCTCCACGGCTGAAATTGGCATCAAGTTAATTTTTGACAATAAAAAGACCTTTGCATTCAAGCAAAGGTCTTCTTCTCAGATGGTGGGCCCGGCAAGGATTGAACTTGCGACCCCCTCCGCGTCAAGGAGGTGCTCTCCCACTGAGCTACGAGCCCTTTCTGCTAGACACCATATATTATGCCCGAAAAGGGCGGTCTTGTCAAGGGGATGCCCTGTTTTTAGGTATGGTATGCGCTGTGGCCGCCCTTTACTTTACCCCGGCTATCTTCACGCTAAACTCAGCGGCGTGATAAGAGCTGCGGACATAGGGTCCCGCAGCCACATAGAGAAAGCCCATCTCCCGGCCTTTTTGGGCATACCAGGTAAAGGTCTCTGGAGGGACATACTCTTTGATTTCCAAGTGCCGGGGGGATGGCCGCAGGTACTGGCCGATGGTCAGGATGTCACAGTTGACAGCCCGCAGGTCGGCCATTACTGCCAGGACCTCTTCCCTGCTTTCCCCCACGCCGACCATCAGGCCGGACTTTGTATAGATCGTCGCGTCCAGTTCCTTCATTTGTTTTAGAACGTCAAGGCTGCGGCGGTAATCGGCCTGGGGCCGGACATCCGGGTAAAGACGGGGCACCGTCTCAACGTTATGGTTAAAGATATCCGGCCTGGCCCGGGCGACGGCGGCCAGGGCAGCACGACTACCACGGAAATCCGGGGTGAGGACCTCGATATAGGCCCCCGGCAGGGCCTGGCGCAGGGCAGTAATGGTGGCGGCAAAGTGGCCGGCGCCACCGTCGGGCAGGTCGTCCCGGGTGACGGAGGTAACGACGACGTGCTTGAGCCCCAGGCGCCGGGCTGCTTCGGCCACCCGCCGGGGTTCGTCCTCATCAATGGCCTCCGGCTGGCCGTGTTCCACGGCGCAGAAGCGGCAGTTGCGGGTACAGGTGTTGCCCAAGATCATAAAGGTGGCCGTCCTGCTGGCGAAACACTCCCCCTGGTTGGGGCAGCGAGCGCTCTGGCAGACGGTGTTAAGGTGCAGGTCGGCCAGAAGCCGCCGGGTGGCCTCTATATCCCCGGAAGCCGGCAGGCGTTTATGGAGCCAGGGCGGCATCCGCCGCGTCCCTGTTCCTGAAGGTGAAGTAACCATGGTTTTCCTCCGAAAAAGGGTCCTACCAAATCAGGCGATTATTTGTTGGCTTCTGAGGGGTTAAGATGCAGTCTCTGGGCTCAGGGTGCTTAAGCTAGCAAACTTGGCGCTTAAGTTGCTTAAGCCACCGCCGCGAAGCTATCGGCTGCGCGCAAAGTTTATTTACGTCGCGAAACGAGTCGCCCTCGCCTGTACCCTCCAGCCCCTATGAATGGATACTAAGCCCGTGTACGGCCTCCGCGGCCTCCATAACGGCCTCGGACAGGGTGGGATGGGCGTGAATGGTCGCCGCCAGTTCGCCGGCCGTTATTCCTTTATTGACTGCCAGGGCACCCTCGGCAATGAGTTCCGTGGCGTGGGGACCCATGATGAAGACCCCAACCACCCGGTCGCTCTCTGCCTCGGCGATTATCTTGACCATGCCGTCAGTCTCGCCGCTGCAGAGGGCCTTGCCGCTGGCCTGGAAGGGGAATTTGCCGACCCTAACCTTCATGCCCCGCCCTTCGGCCGCCTCTTTAGTCAGGCCGACGCCGGCTATCTCCGGCAGGGTGTAGATGCAGCTAGGTACGGCGTCGTAGTTCACCTTCGTCGGCCGGCCCATGATGGTTGTCACCGCCGCCAGGCCCTGGGCCGAAGCTACGTGGGCCAGCTGGATCTTGTTGGTCACGTCGCCGATGGCGTAGATGCCGGGGACGCTGGTCCGCAGGTATTCGTCAACTACGATTTCACCCTTGGGACCCAGGGTTATGCCGGCATCTTCCAGGCCTAAGCCCCGGGTATTGAACTGGCGGCCGATGGAGATAAGAACCTTATCGGCGTTTATAGTCTGGCCGTCGGCAAGGGTGGCCTGGACCCGGCCGCCGGCTTCCTTGACTTCTGTTATCTGGGCCTTTGTCTTTATTTCCACCCCGGTCTTTTTGAGGAGCATACTGAAGCGCCTGGAGATCTCACTGTCGATCATGGGTAAGATGGCGGGCATCATTTCGACGATGGTGACCTTGCTCCCCAGAGTGGCAAAGAGGGTGGCAAACTCGCAGCCGATGACCCCGCCGCCGATAATCAGGAGCTCGGCCGGCACCTCCGTCCAGGCCAGGGCCTCGGTGCTGGTGACCACGGTGCGGCCGTTATATCCCAGGGCCTTAATCAGGGCCGGCTCCGACCCGGTGGCCAGGATGATGTTTTCGGCCTGGAGGTTTTCTATCGTGCCATCGGCCGTAGCCACTTCGATCTGGCCAGGACCTTTAAGAAAGCCCCGCCCTTTTATGAGGTCGACCTTGTTTTTCTTAAATAAGTAGGCGATGCCCCCGGTAAGCTGCTTGACCACGGCGTCCTTACGCGCCGCCAGGCGGGCATAATCTACCCGGTAATCCTCTACATCTATGCCAAAAGCAGCCGCCCCTTTGATGCCCCTGACCATGGCCGCCCCGGCCAGCAGGGCTTTGGTGGGGATGCAGCCGCGGTTGAGGCAGGTGCCGCCCAGGGCGTCCTGTTCGATTACGACTACCTTCGCCCCCAGCTGGGCTGCCCGGATGGCCGCCACGTAACCGCCGGGGCCACCGCCGATGATGGCTATCTGGTAACTCATGGAAAACCCCTCCAAACCAATTACTTTAGCCGATCCCAGCCTGTAAAAACACCCACCGGAGCCGTGCAAGGTAACAATGGCTCCACCTAACCCGGTCCATGACCTCTCACCCTTCGCTCCCATCATGAAGGACTTTTGAGCCCGAATGACCACCTTTGTGCTAACCTGCGTATCCCTGCACGATCACCGTCCCGTAGGGAAAAGGACCATGTGGGTTAGAACTTAGTCAGGTAATGTTCGATTTCCCACTGGTGCACCCGGGTGCGGTACTCCTCGCATTCGATGCGTTTCGCCTCCATGAACCGCTGGTAGATATGGGGCCCCAGGGCCTCGCGGATAACGGGGTCTTTTTCTAATGCATCCAGGGCTTCATCCAGGGTGCCCGGCAGGAGGTCGATACCTTCGGCCCGTAGTCTAGTCGCTTCCATGTCAAAAATATTGGCATTGATG
It encodes the following:
- the ytxC gene encoding putative sporulation protein YtxC; protein product: MNITLITARPIDFLQAEFNHRFGYTVGLHLWQAGGLNFFRCFLETGRGRPSNRDIRRFQEQVAEIVATFIVERWEKTLLESLLTSEYEGLDEEATEEICRRARAILDQGESSCLQVQQGRGESIYGRVLEYFQENSWLNIDGFVRFRLPDYLMELDQALEEAVDEYLMEKEYDEFVRLLRYFVEAQEPRVEKVHVILSPGGFQLYDGENRNLNGEYLEGFMVDMADSELNYEDLLISSLITISPRQVILHGVDKGRYQNTISTIMSVFGDRVIQCNGCSRCLQPLQKR
- the lipA gene encoding lipoyl synthase — its product is MVTSPSGTGTRRMPPWLHKRLPASGDIEATRRLLADLHLNTVCQSARCPNQGECFASRTATFMILGNTCTRNCRFCAVEHGQPEAIDEDEPRRVAEAARRLGLKHVVVTSVTRDDLPDGGAGHFAATITALRQALPGAYIEVLTPDFRGSRAALAAVARARPDIFNHNVETVPRLYPDVRPQADYRRSLDVLKQMKELDATIYTKSGLMVGVGESREEVLAVMADLRAVNCDILTIGQYLRPSPRHLEIKEYVPPETFTWYAQKGREMGFLYVAAGPYVRSSYHAAEFSVKIAGVK
- the lpdA gene encoding dihydrolipoyl dehydrogenase, whose translation is MSYQIAIIGGGPGGYVAAIRAAQLGAKVVVIEQDALGGTCLNRGCIPTKALLAGAAMVRGIKGAAAFGIDVEDYRVDYARLAARKDAVVKQLTGGIAYLFKKNKVDLIKGRGFLKGPGQIEVATADGTIENLQAENIILATGSEPALIKALGYNGRTVVTSTEALAWTEVPAELLIIGGGVIGCEFATLFATLGSKVTIVEMMPAILPMIDSEISRRFSMLLKKTGVEIKTKAQITEVKEAGGRVQATLADGQTINADKVLISIGRQFNTRGLGLEDAGITLGPKGEIVVDEYLRTSVPGIYAIGDVTNKIQLAHVASAQGLAAVTTIMGRPTKVNYDAVPSCIYTLPEIAGVGLTKEAAEGRGMKVRVGKFPFQASGKALCSGETDGMVKIIAEAESDRVVGVFIMGPHATELIAEGALAVNKGITAGELAATIHAHPTLSEAVMEAAEAVHGLSIHS